In one Sesamum indicum cultivar Zhongzhi No. 13 linkage group LG12, S_indicum_v1.0, whole genome shotgun sequence genomic region, the following are encoded:
- the LOC105174985 gene encoding serine/threonine-protein phosphatase 7 long form homolog isoform X2, with amino-acid sequence MDSGLGHTLHPGPIDDSVLTLQDHHRSTDIWDGKDFEPLTCRRCDGHFWRLGTLDPRVQQMMLKAGFYGVYKAGRMRLDHALITALVERWRPETHTFHLPVGEATVTLQDISVLWGLPVDGDPITGVDTNRSMDEWQDICNELLGFRPPPEDFDRGRLKIRCLQERFKTLPDGASEDTVQFYARAYILQLLGGQLLSDMSNNKVKLMYLPLLRDFEAAGRLSWGGAVLACLYRALCRATKAETSDICGPLVLLQIWAWERVPFIRPGRLAPRQQPPPDMVSGDHPLPAAPYGSRWNVGFKLETVGTHVLVLYRDQLDNMKDDQFVWEPYPADVLASLPGYCVSGKRIWQTVAPLICFDVVEFHHPDRVLRQFGQQQTVPAICDTIPDIHLTDRRGRQNYDWAHHHRQFVDMWTERCARVVTAPPVDGPMDQNDPYMLWYRRITRLLIGNPATRPNTGYQGVGGAMEAMAQSLQKIYHRATDAMHEGYEVSGEDVLREIQDICAYSLRAAHEDHRLTVRPDFRAPSPAGSPFAPPKVQRGRPRKRGGLACGRATESRKRVSYAPTMSTSSDVSHSLKPSTILQAHVGELPDTPQTWDSSLCAPDFQDASDPNTMQLDPEATETTNPIIDALGKIRDICAFALRMSNGNQTMISEHDMIPDDPKTKRCKPRRRAGVSGYLVGANSGVNSYFPCTSGASSPTPSVSLGPNGSPSRPQDCHEQAVEPLVAPLSRDSPLPELQDNLQLEMIELDTITGSREASPSPVNPSMLDIPCEPPGDQDSVLPLTDVKSFSQEDNVPMVTDSADTPQPVTVLEENGGGTEVLPPIPAPHATTPCLPAPVQPDYGDPTKFNESPSSPLVDVGASQGAQLEPEVSTVRPDPNEVVTDVNGPETKSIPGPPVLEPQGAQTLTPSDLASPMTEDSKLSSQQDDKEIPEPSPVPQVSFSHPVSDETMRVDGPDTDSTGGGDGKRKEQETNKVSDSSPNPETVHNHGKSPLKSWHEGASQVTETDTATARDDVQRKYKRQRRSAPKQR; translated from the exons ATGGATTCTGGACTGGGTCACACATTGCATCCTGGACCTATTGATGATTCCGTACTTACCTTACAGGATCATCACAGATCTACAGATATATGGGATGGTAAGGACTTTGAGCCTCTAACTTGTAGGAGATGTGATGGCCACTTTTGGCGCTTGGGTACATTGGATCCTCGAGTGCAGCAAATGATGTTGAAAGCAGGTTTTTATGGGGTGTATAAGGCTGGTCGCATGCGGCTGGATCATGCTTTGATCACAGCATTGGTTGAGAGATGGCGCCCGGAGACACATACTTTCCATTTGCCAGTTGGTGAGGCTACAGTTACACTTCAAGACATTTCCGTATTGTGGGGTCTCCCTGTAGATGGTGATCCTATTACAGGTGTGGATACCAATCGGTCAATGGATGAATGGCAGGACATATGTAATGAGCTACTGGGATTTAGACCGCCGCCTGAAGATTTTGATCGTGGACGGCTTAAGATCCGATGCTTACAGGAGAGGTTTAAAACATTGCCTGATGGTGCATCAGAGGACACTGTGCAGTTTTATGCCAGAGCCTACATTTTGCAGCTGCTTGGGGGGCAGTTATTGTCGGATATGTCAAATAATAAGGTAAAGTTGATGTACTTGCCCCTGCTTAGGGATTTTGAGGCAGCTGGCAGGCTAAGCTGGGGTGGAGCCGTTCTTGCTTGTTTGTACCGTGCTTTGTGCCGAGCTACTAAAGCTGAGACATCAGATATATGTGGGCCACTGGTTCTTTTGCAG ATTTGGGCGTGGGAGAGGGTGCCCTTCATCCGCCCTGGGAGATTAGCACCCCGCCAGCAGCCACCTCCTGACATGGTTTCTGGGGATCACCCTTTGCCTGCTGCCCCTTATGGTTCCAG GTGGAATGTTGGTTTCAAGCTGGAAACTGTCGGAACTCACGTTTTAGTCTTGTATAGAGACCAGCTAGACAATATGAAGGATGACCAG tttgtGTGGGAGCCATATCCTGCTGATGTCTTGGCCAGCCTCCCAGGGTATTGCGTATCAGGAAAACGAATTTGGCAGACAGTGGCTCCTCTGATCTGCTTTGATGTGGTGGAGTTTCACCACCCTGACCGAGTACTGCGTCAATTTGGGCAACAACAGACGGTTCCTGCAATTTGTGACACTATCCCTGACATCCATTTGACTGATCGTCGGGGGAGACAAAATTATGATTGGGCCCATCATCACAGGCAATTTGTTGATATGTGGACCGAACGCTGTGCACGTGTTGTAACTGCACCTCCGGTTGATGGTCCGATGGATCAGAATGATCCATACATGCTATGGTACCGGCGAATTACTCGCTTGTTGATTGGTAATCCTGCTACTCGTCCAAATACCGGATACCAGGGAGTTGGAGGTGCAATGGAGGCAATG GCCCAGAgcttacaaaaaatataccaCCGTGCCACTGATGCTATGCATGAAGGCTATGAGGTATCAGGGGAAGATGTCCTTAGAGAGATCCAGGATATATGTGCATACTCTCTGAGGGCAGCTCATGAGGATCACCGTCTCACCGTGCGCCCTGATTTTAGAGCACCATCTCCAGCTGGATCCCCATTTGCTCCCCCTAAAGTGCAAAGAGGTAGACCAAGGAAGAGAGGTGGGCTTGCTTGTGGACGAGCAACTGAGAGCCGGAAAAGAGTTTCATATGCCCCAACGATGTCCACCTCATCGGATGTGTCTCATTCTCTTAAGCCATCAACTATTCTTCAGGCACATGTTGGTGAACTCCCAGATACACCTCAGACATGGGATTCATCACTGTGTGCACCTGATTTCCAGGATGCTTCAGATCCAAACACAATGCAATTGGATCCTGAAGCCACAG AAACCACAAACCCAATAATAGATGCTCTTGGGAAGATTCGTGATATTTGTGCATTTGCTTTGAGAATGAGCAATGGAAACCAGACCATGATATCAGAACATGATATGATTCCAGATGATCCTAAAACAAAGCGTTGTAAGCCAAGGAGGAGAGCTGGAGTGAGTGGATACTTGGTTGGTGCAAATTCAGGAGTCAATTCATATTTTCCATGTACCTCTGGAGCGTCATCTCCAACACCATCTGTTTCATTGGGACCTAATGGTTCTCCTTCACGTCCGCAAGATTGTCATGAACAGGCTGTCGAGCCTTTGGTAGCACCACTCTCAAGAGACTCTCCACTGCCAGAATTGCAGGACAACTTACAGTTGGAGATGATAGAGTTGGATACTATAACTGGAAGTAGAGAAGCTTCACCATCTCCTGTCAACCCATCTATGCTAGATATCCCATGTGAACCACCAGGTGATCAGGACTCTGTTCTACCATTGACAGACGTAAAAAGCTTCTCACAGGAGGATAATGTGCCAATGGTGACAGACTCTGCAGATACCCCACAACCTGTCACTGTGCTAGAAGAGAATGGAGGAGGTACTGAAGTCTTGCCACCCATACCTGCACCTCATGCAACAACACCATGTCTACCGGCTCCGGTACAACCAGACTATGGGGACCCTACAAAGTTTAATGAGTCTCCTTCCTCTCCTCTGGTTGATGTTGGTGCCTCACAGGGTGCCCAACTGGAACCTGAAGTGTCAACTGTCCGACCAGACCCTAACGAGGTGGTTACGGATGTCAATGGACCAGAAACCAAATCCATCCCTGGACCTCCTGTATTGGAGCCCCAAGGAGCTCAGACTTTAACACCATCAGACTTGGCCAGCCCCATGACAGAAGACTCGAAGCTCTCGTCTCAGCAGGATGATAAGGAAATCCCTGAACCTTCGCCAGTGCCTCAAGTATCATTCAGTCATCCTGTTTCTGATGAAACGATGAGGGTGGATGGGCCAGACACTGATTCTACAGGAGGCGGTGATGGCAAGAGAAAAGAGCAGGAAACAAATAAAGTAAGTGATTCTTCACCCAATCCAGAAACTGTTCACAATCATGGAAAATCACCGCTCAAGTCTTGGCACGAGGGAGCATCCCAGGTCACTGAGACTGATACTGCAACAGCCAGAGATGATGTGCAGAGGAAGTACAAGAGACAAAGGCGTTCTGCTCCAAAACAGAGGTAG
- the LOC105174985 gene encoding serine/threonine-protein phosphatase 7 long form homolog isoform X1: protein MDSGLGHTLHPGPIDDSVLTLQDHHRSTDIWDGKDFEPLTCRRCDGHFWRLGTLDPRVQQMMLKAGFYGVYKAGRMRLDHALITALVERWRPETHTFHLPVGEATVTLQDISVLWGLPVDGDPITGVDTNRSMDEWQDICNELLGFRPPPEDFDRGRLKIRCLQERFKTLPDGASEDTVQFYARAYILQLLGGQLLSDMSNNKVKLMYLPLLRDFEAAGRLSWGGAVLACLYRALCRATKAETSDICGPLVLLQIWAWERVPFIRPGRLAPRQQPPPDMVSGDHPLPAAPYGSRWNVGFKLETVGTHVLVLYRDQLDNMKDDQFVWEPYPADVLASLPGYCVSGKRIWQTVAPLICFDVVEFHHPDRVLRQFGQQQTVPAICDTIPDIHLTDRRGRQNYDWAHHHRQFVDMWTERCARVVTAPPVDGPMDQNDPYMLWYRRITRLLIGNPATRPNTGYQGVGGAMEAMAQSLQKIYHRATDAMHEGYEVSGEDVLREIQDICAYSLRAAHEDHRLTVRPDFRAPSPAGSPFAPPKVQRGRPRKRGGLACGRATESRKRVSYAPTMSTSSDVSHSLKPSTILQAHVGELPDTPQTWDSSLCAPDFQDASDPNTMQLDPEATDTKLALSLDFAETTNPIIDALGKIRDICAFALRMSNGNQTMISEHDMIPDDPKTKRCKPRRRAGVSGYLVGANSGVNSYFPCTSGASSPTPSVSLGPNGSPSRPQDCHEQAVEPLVAPLSRDSPLPELQDNLQLEMIELDTITGSREASPSPVNPSMLDIPCEPPGDQDSVLPLTDVKSFSQEDNVPMVTDSADTPQPVTVLEENGGGTEVLPPIPAPHATTPCLPAPVQPDYGDPTKFNESPSSPLVDVGASQGAQLEPEVSTVRPDPNEVVTDVNGPETKSIPGPPVLEPQGAQTLTPSDLASPMTEDSKLSSQQDDKEIPEPSPVPQVSFSHPVSDETMRVDGPDTDSTGGGDGKRKEQETNKVSDSSPNPETVHNHGKSPLKSWHEGASQVTETDTATARDDVQRKYKRQRRSAPKQR from the exons ATGGATTCTGGACTGGGTCACACATTGCATCCTGGACCTATTGATGATTCCGTACTTACCTTACAGGATCATCACAGATCTACAGATATATGGGATGGTAAGGACTTTGAGCCTCTAACTTGTAGGAGATGTGATGGCCACTTTTGGCGCTTGGGTACATTGGATCCTCGAGTGCAGCAAATGATGTTGAAAGCAGGTTTTTATGGGGTGTATAAGGCTGGTCGCATGCGGCTGGATCATGCTTTGATCACAGCATTGGTTGAGAGATGGCGCCCGGAGACACATACTTTCCATTTGCCAGTTGGTGAGGCTACAGTTACACTTCAAGACATTTCCGTATTGTGGGGTCTCCCTGTAGATGGTGATCCTATTACAGGTGTGGATACCAATCGGTCAATGGATGAATGGCAGGACATATGTAATGAGCTACTGGGATTTAGACCGCCGCCTGAAGATTTTGATCGTGGACGGCTTAAGATCCGATGCTTACAGGAGAGGTTTAAAACATTGCCTGATGGTGCATCAGAGGACACTGTGCAGTTTTATGCCAGAGCCTACATTTTGCAGCTGCTTGGGGGGCAGTTATTGTCGGATATGTCAAATAATAAGGTAAAGTTGATGTACTTGCCCCTGCTTAGGGATTTTGAGGCAGCTGGCAGGCTAAGCTGGGGTGGAGCCGTTCTTGCTTGTTTGTACCGTGCTTTGTGCCGAGCTACTAAAGCTGAGACATCAGATATATGTGGGCCACTGGTTCTTTTGCAG ATTTGGGCGTGGGAGAGGGTGCCCTTCATCCGCCCTGGGAGATTAGCACCCCGCCAGCAGCCACCTCCTGACATGGTTTCTGGGGATCACCCTTTGCCTGCTGCCCCTTATGGTTCCAG GTGGAATGTTGGTTTCAAGCTGGAAACTGTCGGAACTCACGTTTTAGTCTTGTATAGAGACCAGCTAGACAATATGAAGGATGACCAG tttgtGTGGGAGCCATATCCTGCTGATGTCTTGGCCAGCCTCCCAGGGTATTGCGTATCAGGAAAACGAATTTGGCAGACAGTGGCTCCTCTGATCTGCTTTGATGTGGTGGAGTTTCACCACCCTGACCGAGTACTGCGTCAATTTGGGCAACAACAGACGGTTCCTGCAATTTGTGACACTATCCCTGACATCCATTTGACTGATCGTCGGGGGAGACAAAATTATGATTGGGCCCATCATCACAGGCAATTTGTTGATATGTGGACCGAACGCTGTGCACGTGTTGTAACTGCACCTCCGGTTGATGGTCCGATGGATCAGAATGATCCATACATGCTATGGTACCGGCGAATTACTCGCTTGTTGATTGGTAATCCTGCTACTCGTCCAAATACCGGATACCAGGGAGTTGGAGGTGCAATGGAGGCAATG GCCCAGAgcttacaaaaaatataccaCCGTGCCACTGATGCTATGCATGAAGGCTATGAGGTATCAGGGGAAGATGTCCTTAGAGAGATCCAGGATATATGTGCATACTCTCTGAGGGCAGCTCATGAGGATCACCGTCTCACCGTGCGCCCTGATTTTAGAGCACCATCTCCAGCTGGATCCCCATTTGCTCCCCCTAAAGTGCAAAGAGGTAGACCAAGGAAGAGAGGTGGGCTTGCTTGTGGACGAGCAACTGAGAGCCGGAAAAGAGTTTCATATGCCCCAACGATGTCCACCTCATCGGATGTGTCTCATTCTCTTAAGCCATCAACTATTCTTCAGGCACATGTTGGTGAACTCCCAGATACACCTCAGACATGGGATTCATCACTGTGTGCACCTGATTTCCAGGATGCTTCAGATCCAAACACAATGCAATTGGATCCTGAAGCCACAG ATACAAAGTTAGCATTATCATTGGATTTTGCAGAAACCACAAACCCAATAATAGATGCTCTTGGGAAGATTCGTGATATTTGTGCATTTGCTTTGAGAATGAGCAATGGAAACCAGACCATGATATCAGAACATGATATGATTCCAGATGATCCTAAAACAAAGCGTTGTAAGCCAAGGAGGAGAGCTGGAGTGAGTGGATACTTGGTTGGTGCAAATTCAGGAGTCAATTCATATTTTCCATGTACCTCTGGAGCGTCATCTCCAACACCATCTGTTTCATTGGGACCTAATGGTTCTCCTTCACGTCCGCAAGATTGTCATGAACAGGCTGTCGAGCCTTTGGTAGCACCACTCTCAAGAGACTCTCCACTGCCAGAATTGCAGGACAACTTACAGTTGGAGATGATAGAGTTGGATACTATAACTGGAAGTAGAGAAGCTTCACCATCTCCTGTCAACCCATCTATGCTAGATATCCCATGTGAACCACCAGGTGATCAGGACTCTGTTCTACCATTGACAGACGTAAAAAGCTTCTCACAGGAGGATAATGTGCCAATGGTGACAGACTCTGCAGATACCCCACAACCTGTCACTGTGCTAGAAGAGAATGGAGGAGGTACTGAAGTCTTGCCACCCATACCTGCACCTCATGCAACAACACCATGTCTACCGGCTCCGGTACAACCAGACTATGGGGACCCTACAAAGTTTAATGAGTCTCCTTCCTCTCCTCTGGTTGATGTTGGTGCCTCACAGGGTGCCCAACTGGAACCTGAAGTGTCAACTGTCCGACCAGACCCTAACGAGGTGGTTACGGATGTCAATGGACCAGAAACCAAATCCATCCCTGGACCTCCTGTATTGGAGCCCCAAGGAGCTCAGACTTTAACACCATCAGACTTGGCCAGCCCCATGACAGAAGACTCGAAGCTCTCGTCTCAGCAGGATGATAAGGAAATCCCTGAACCTTCGCCAGTGCCTCAAGTATCATTCAGTCATCCTGTTTCTGATGAAACGATGAGGGTGGATGGGCCAGACACTGATTCTACAGGAGGCGGTGATGGCAAGAGAAAAGAGCAGGAAACAAATAAAGTAAGTGATTCTTCACCCAATCCAGAAACTGTTCACAATCATGGAAAATCACCGCTCAAGTCTTGGCACGAGGGAGCATCCCAGGTCACTGAGACTGATACTGCAACAGCCAGAGATGATGTGCAGAGGAAGTACAAGAGACAAAGGCGTTCTGCTCCAAAACAGAGGTAG